The genomic segment GCGCAGCGGACGGTAGACGAGCTCGTGCGCGGCCCGCAGCTGGTCGGCCGGCAGCTCGCCCTCGAAGACCTCGTGCGCGGTGGCCGCGTCCGCGCCGGCCAGATCGCCGTAGACGAACGCCCCGATCATGTAGTTGTGCGGCACGCAGGCCAGATCACCGGCCGCGTACAGCCCGGGGACGGTCGTGCGGGCGTGCTCGTCGACCCACACGCCGGAGGCGGAATGGCCGCCGCACAGCCCGATCTCGGAGATGTGCATCTCCACGTCATGGGTGCGGTAGTCGTGCCCGCGCCCGGCGTGGAACGTGCCGCGGGTCGGCCGTTCCGTGGTGTGCAGGATCGTCTCCAGCGCGGCCACCGACTCCTCGGGCAGATGGCTGAGCTTGAGATAGACGGGCCCGCGTTCCGAGGCCACCTCACGGGCGAACTCGGCCATCATCTGGCCCGACCAGTAGTCGGAGTCGACGAAGCGCTCACCGTGCCGGTTGACCTGGTAACCGCCGAACGGATTGGCGACATAGGCGCAGGCCGGCCCGTTGTAGTCCTTGATGAGCGGGTTGATCTGGAAGCACTCGATCCCGCTGAGCTCGGCGCCCGCGTGGTACGCCATCGCATGGCCGTCACCCGCGTTCGTCGGGTTCTCGTAGGTGCCGTACAGATAGCCGCTGGCCGGCAGGCCGAGCCGGCCGCACGCGCCGGTCGCCAGGATCACCGCGCCGGCCCTGACCGTCACGAACCGCCCGGTCCGGGTGTTGAACCCGGCGGCCCCGACCGCCCGCCCGCCGGACGTCAGCACCCGCACCGGCATGACGCGGTTCTCGATCCGGATCCGCTCCCGCATCTCGCGCCGCCGCAGCACCCGGTACAGGACCTTCTTGACGTCCTTGCCCTCGGGCATCGGCAGCACGTACTTCCCCGACCGGTGCACCTGCCGGACCGCGTACTCGCCGTGCTCGTCCTTCTCGAACTTCACGCCGTAGCGCTCCAGACGCTGCACCATGGCGAAGCCGAGGGTGGCGGTCTGCCGGACGGTCACCTGGTTGACGATGCCGTCGTTGGCGCGGGTGATCTCGGCGACGTAGTCGTCGGGTTCCGCACTGCCCGGGATGACGGCGTTGTTGACGCCGTCCATGCCCATCGCCAGCGCGCCCGAGTGCCGGACGTGCGCCTTCTCCAGCAGCAGCACGGACGCGCCGTTCTCTGCGGCGGTCAGGGCCGCCATGGTGCCGGCCGTGCCACCGCCGATGACGAGAACGTCGCAGCGGAGTTCCTCGGCGTCGTGGAGTGCGGGGATGTCCATCGGGGGCCTTTCACATGCCGGTTCAGGGGCGGTTCAGGTACGGGGCGGGTGCTGTACGGGGGCGTTGCGGGCGGAGTTCACGTGCCGAGGGACTGCAGCACCTGACGCCGCAGCGCGACGGTCCCCGGCTCGCCGTGGGCGGCGCGCTCGCGCGGGTGCGGGACGTCCAGGAGCCGCACCGGACGGTCGGCGTCCGTTCCGAGCAGGGCGATCCGGTCGCCGAGGAACACCGCCTCGTCCACGTCGTGCGTGACGAAGACGACGGTGGCATGCGACGACCGCAGCACCTCGACGAGCAACTGCTGCATCCCGGCCCGGGTCTGCGCGTCCAGCGCGCCGAACGGCTCGTCCATCAGCAGCGCCCGCGGCTCACCCGCCAGCGCGCGGGCCAGCTGGACGCGCTGCCGCTGCCCGCCGGAGAGCCGGTGCGGCAGCTCCTGCTCACGGCCGGTGAGCCCGACGCGCCCGAGCCAGCCGGCCGCCCGGGTACGGCGTTCCGCGCGCCCCACCCGCCGTATGGCGAGCGGCAGTTCCACGTTCCGGCGAACGGTCCGCCAGGGCAGCAGGCCGTCCTCCTGGAAGACCAGCGCCCGGTCGGCGCCGGGCCGGCCGACCGGCACGCCGTCCTGCGTCACCCGCCCGGCCAGCACGGGCAGCAGGCCCGCGAGCGTGCGCAGCAGCGTGGACTTGCCGCAACCGGACGGGCCGACGACCGTGAGCAGTTCGCCCGGCGCGACATCCAGCCCGAGCCCGGCCAGGACGGGCCTGCCGGAGCGGCCGATCGTGGCGTCGTCGAGCGTCAGCCGGACACCGGGCGGCGCCGGACTGGGCAGGGAGTCCGGCGAAGTCGCACTGACACGGGTGTTGGTCACTGGTGCACCTTCCTGCTCTCACGTTCGGCAACGGATGACTCGGCCACGGCCGTCCGCCGCAGGGCGCCCGGAGCCCGGTATCCGGTCCGGCAGCCCGTCCGGTCGTGGTCGCCGGATTCGGTCCGCGGAAGCCAGCGCGTCACCCGTCGCCCGAGCAGTTCCACGGCGGCGGAGGTGATCCACCCCAGGACGCCGATGGTGGCCATGCCGACCAGTACGCCCGGGTAATCCACGACCGTGTAGTCCTGCCAGGTGCGGTAGCCGACCCCGTACTCACCGGAGATCATCTCGGCGGAGATCACACAGATCCACGACACCCCGATCCCCACCGACAGCCCGCCGAGAATGCCCGGCAGCGCGCCAGGGAGCACCACCTGAGCGAGCACCCGCCACCGGCCGCCGCCCATGGTGAGCACGGCCTCCTCCCACACCGGGGTCAGCGCCCGCACCGCGTGCCGGGTGCTGACCAGGATCGGGAAGAACGCGGCGGCGAAGGTGATGAAGACGATGCCTTGCTCATTGGTCGGGAACAGCAGGATCGCGACGGGCACCAGCGCGATCGCCGGGATCGGCCGCAGCACCTCCAACACCGGGCCGAGGACGTCGCGGGCGACCCGTGACCGTGCGATCGCGGTACCGACGGTCACACCGAGCACGGCGGCGAGGGCGAAACCGGTGACGATCCGCACCAGGCTGTCGCCGAGGTCCTGCCAGTACGGTCCGCCCGTCAGGCGGGTGCCGAACTCCCGCCCGACCTGGACGACCGTCGGCAACTGCTCGAAGTGCACCCACAGATGGACGCGCCGGGCGGTCAGCAGCTGCCACAGTCCGAGGAACGCGACCAGCGAGGCCACGCGCACGCAGTAGCGCCCCCACGGCAGCCGCCCGACCCGGGTTCGTCCCGACCCGGCCGGCTTCGTCGCGGCCATCGTCCCGGATGCCGTCGCCGTCGTCATGGCGACTCCCGCAGCGCGGCGTCATAGCTGACGAGCCGGGTGCCGGGGTGGCCGGCGATCCAGTCATGGGCGTCGGCAGGCGTGGTGAACGGCTGGAAGCGGGCGTTCGGAGCGGCGGCCGGGTCCTCGGCCCACACCGACGAGTCGGCGAACCAGCGGGTGCCGGTCAGCGCGTCCGGAACGTAACCCGCCCGCACCTTCCCCGGGTGCTGCTTGACGTACCGCAGCAGGCAGCTCGGCGTGGTGAACGCCGTCGTGCGGTCCTCGCCCGACAGCCAGCTCTCGCTCGCCGTCGCCGGATCGGTCGCCTGACCCCCGCACACCGGGTCGGTGCCGCTGACCGGCGCCGGATTGGCCGTGGACGCCAGGGACTTGGCGTATCCGGCGCCGTAGACCCGCCGCAGATACCGGTCGTCGGTGAAGCCGTCCACGTCGACGGAGTCGACGAGCTTGGCGGAGGCGAGCACCGGCACGTCCTGCTTGAGCGCGTTCAGCAGCTGCGGCTTCAGCGTCGGGTCGAAGGTGGCGATACCGCCGGCGCCGTTGTAGAGGTACACGACCTCGGGCGGCAGCCCGGTCGCCTTCGCCACCTGCTGCGCGGCCGTCAGCGGGTGTTCGTGCAGGTATTGCGTGGCCTGGAGCTGCGCGGTGAGGAACGCGTCGACGACGGCGGGCCGTTGGCCGGCGAAGGCCGCGCGGACCGTAACGCCGTGCAGGGTCGGCACGTTGAGCGCGGCACCGTCGTACAGCGGCTTCGCCTTGCCCTGGAAGACCAGCAGGCCCGGCCAGGCGACGAACTGCGACAGTGCGTCGGCGCCGCCGGACTGCAGGGCGGACGCGCCCACCGCGGGCTGCTGGTTGAGCTTGTGCAGGTCCTTGTCCGCGTCGATGCCGGCCTTCTGCAGAGCCCGTACGAGCGTGCCGTCGGCGGCGGACCCCACGCTCGTCGAGACCTTCTTCCCGCGCAGGTCCGCCAGCGAGGACAGTGTCGAGTCCGGCTTGGTGACCACCATGTTGAGGCCGCCGCGCAGGTTGTACCCGGTGACGGAGACCAGCTTGGTCGGCGCCTTCATCTGTTTGCCGCGCGCCGCGTTGATCAGCAGCGGATAGTCGCCCATCGAGCCGATGTCGACCTTCCCCGCCATCATCTGCGCGGTGATCGGCGCACCGGTCGCGTAGTCCTGCCAGTCGACCTTGTACGTCACGCCGTCGCGCTTGCCCAGCTCACCCAGCGCGCGCTCGAAGTACCCGAGCGAACGCAGCAGCGTCCCGGCGGTCACCGTGTTGATCGTCTTGGACTGGTAGCCGACGGAGACGGTGACGGTCCTGCCACCGTCCGCGCCCGCGTCCCCGCCGCAGCCGGCCAGCGGCAGCAGCAGGCCGGTGACGGCCACCGCGGTCAGATACGTACGGACCCGTCCGCGCGTCGCGTAGCCCTTGGTCGCGGGACCTCTCATCGTGAGACCCCTCATCGC from the Streptomyces sp. RKAG293 genome contains:
- a CDS encoding ABC transporter permease, coding for MAATKPAGSGRTRVGRLPWGRYCVRVASLVAFLGLWQLLTARRVHLWVHFEQLPTVVQVGREFGTRLTGGPYWQDLGDSLVRIVTGFALAAVLGVTVGTAIARSRVARDVLGPVLEVLRPIPAIALVPVAILLFPTNEQGIVFITFAAAFFPILVSTRHAVRALTPVWEEAVLTMGGGRWRVLAQVVLPGALPGILGGLSVGIGVSWICVISAEMISGEYGVGYRTWQDYTVVDYPGVLVGMATIGVLGWITSAAVELLGRRVTRWLPRTESGDHDRTGCRTGYRAPGALRRTAVAESSVAERESRKVHQ
- a CDS encoding ABC transporter ATP-binding protein, translating into MTNTRVSATSPDSLPSPAPPGVRLTLDDATIGRSGRPVLAGLGLDVAPGELLTVVGPSGCGKSTLLRTLAGLLPVLAGRVTQDGVPVGRPGADRALVFQEDGLLPWRTVRRNVELPLAIRRVGRAERRTRAAGWLGRVGLTGREQELPHRLSGGQRQRVQLARALAGEPRALLMDEPFGALDAQTRAGMQQLLVEVLRSSHATVVFVTHDVDEAVFLGDRIALLGTDADRPVRLLDVPHPRERAAHGEPGTVALRRQVLQSLGT
- a CDS encoding ABC transporter substrate-binding protein, producing the protein MRGPATKGYATRGRVRTYLTAVAVTGLLLPLAGCGGDAGADGGRTVTVSVGYQSKTINTVTAGTLLRSLGYFERALGELGKRDGVTYKVDWQDYATGAPITAQMMAGKVDIGSMGDYPLLINAARGKQMKAPTKLVSVTGYNLRGGLNMVVTKPDSTLSSLADLRGKKVSTSVGSAADGTLVRALQKAGIDADKDLHKLNQQPAVGASALQSGGADALSQFVAWPGLLVFQGKAKPLYDGAALNVPTLHGVTVRAAFAGQRPAVVDAFLTAQLQATQYLHEHPLTAAQQVAKATGLPPEVVYLYNGAGGIATFDPTLKPQLLNALKQDVPVLASAKLVDSVDVDGFTDDRYLRRVYGAGYAKSLASTANPAPVSGTDPVCGGQATDPATASESWLSGEDRTTAFTTPSCLLRYVKQHPGKVRAGYVPDALTGTRWFADSSVWAEDPAAAPNARFQPFTTPADAHDWIAGHPGTRLVSYDAALRESP